The following proteins are encoded in a genomic region of Zea mays cultivar B73 chromosome 9, Zm-B73-REFERENCE-NAM-5.0, whole genome shotgun sequence:
- the LOC100194319 gene encoding uncharacterized protein LOC100194319: MAGCCVFLRWPSASPSRIGYRSLVDAAADAAAPPSTVTVVVGKERRAFAVDRLVLDSYPLRLLLETAARREERRAGGGAGAIFVDVDAILFEHILWLACDARSVSQILHLDLKEIIDFYAQDA; the protein is encoded by the coding sequence atggccggctgctGCGTGTTCCTCCGGTGGCCGTCGGCCTCGCCGTCGCGCATCGGCTACCGCTCCCTCGTCGACGCGGCGGCCGACGCCGCCGCCCCGCCGTCGACGGTGACGGTCGTGGTCGGGAAGGAGCGGCGGGCGTTCGCGGTGGACCGCCTCGTGCTCGACTCCTACCCGCTCCGGCTGCTCCTGGAGACGGCGGCGCGCAGGGAGGAGCGCAGGGCCGGGGGCGGCGCCGGCGCCATCTTCGTGGACGTCGACGCCATCCTCTTCGAGCACATCCTCTGGCTCGCCTGCGACGCCCGCTCCGTCTCCCAGATCCTGCACCTCGACCTCAAGGAGATCATCGACTTCTACGCCCAGGACGCGTGA
- the LOC100274633 gene encoding uncharacterized protein isoform X1 — protein sequence MDNLKESSHRALVRACVQQRGHDAAGANSGVWMTVPAFGDWDTKNGALPDYSMDFSKIRETRKQNKKELSRASLGGDDDLFAHAHAHAQKPQANSAQPKLGRPCPAADRRPLHARDHSPTGGKKFLSYFQCCIKA from the exons ATGGACAACCTTAAGGAG TCATCACACCGTGCGctggtgcgtgcgtgcgtgcagcAGCGGGGCCACGATGCCGCGGGCGCCAACAGCGGCGTCTGGATGACGGTGCCGGCGTTCGGGGACTGGGACACGAAGAACGGCGCGCTGCCGGACTACTCCATGGACTTCTCCAAGATCCGCGAGACGCGCAAGCAGAACAAGAAGGAGCTCTCCCGCGCCAGcctcggcggcgacgacgacctcttcgcccacgcccacgcccacgcccagAAGCCGCAGGCCAACAGCGCCCAGCccaagctcggccgcccctgccccgCCGCCGACCGCCGACCGCTCCACGCCCGCGACCACTCCCCAACG GGAGGGAAGAAGTTCCTGAGCTACTTCCAGTGCTGTATCAAGGCCTGA
- the LOC100274633 gene encoding uncharacterized protein LOC100274633, whose translation MDNLKEQRGHDAAGANSGVWMTVPAFGDWDTKNGALPDYSMDFSKIRETRKQNKKELSRASLGGDDDLFAHAHAHAQKPQANSAQPKLGRPCPAADRRPLHARDHSPTGGKKFLSYFQCCIKA comes from the exons ATGGACAACCTTAAGGAG cAGCGGGGCCACGATGCCGCGGGCGCCAACAGCGGCGTCTGGATGACGGTGCCGGCGTTCGGGGACTGGGACACGAAGAACGGCGCGCTGCCGGACTACTCCATGGACTTCTCCAAGATCCGCGAGACGCGCAAGCAGAACAAGAAGGAGCTCTCCCGCGCCAGcctcggcggcgacgacgacctcttcgcccacgcccacgcccacgcccagAAGCCGCAGGCCAACAGCGCCCAGCccaagctcggccgcccctgccccgCCGCCGACCGCCGACCGCTCCACGCCCGCGACCACTCCCCAACG GGAGGGAAGAAGTTCCTGAGCTACTTCCAGTGCTGTATCAAGGCCTGA
- the LOC100274633 gene encoding uncharacterized protein isoform X2: MDNLKERGHDAAGANSGVWMTVPAFGDWDTKNGALPDYSMDFSKIRETRKQNKKELSRASLGGDDDLFAHAHAHAQKPQANSAQPKLGRPCPAADRRPLHARDHSPTGGKKFLSYFQCCIKA; this comes from the exons ATGGACAACCTTAAGGAG CGGGGCCACGATGCCGCGGGCGCCAACAGCGGCGTCTGGATGACGGTGCCGGCGTTCGGGGACTGGGACACGAAGAACGGCGCGCTGCCGGACTACTCCATGGACTTCTCCAAGATCCGCGAGACGCGCAAGCAGAACAAGAAGGAGCTCTCCCGCGCCAGcctcggcggcgacgacgacctcttcgcccacgcccacgcccacgcccagAAGCCGCAGGCCAACAGCGCCCAGCccaagctcggccgcccctgccccgCCGCCGACCGCCGACCGCTCCACGCCCGCGACCACTCCCCAACG GGAGGGAAGAAGTTCCTGAGCTACTTCCAGTGCTGTATCAAGGCCTGA